From a region of the Apis mellifera strain DH4 linkage group LG2, Amel_HAv3.1, whole genome shotgun sequence genome:
- the LOC726956 gene encoding Golgi membrane protein 1 isoform X1 → MGIDSMRVGGGRCPPLLVGGLLVACLMLICNWWTLSSENIELVRQIDELNEQLKISAEERDQCVTLRGNLEQRYKHAEDEVASLHVRLEQQADLKEKNDKLEDSVNRYKNDLDLLKLNISKTATLETRQEKNNFNIELNSTREKNKKLQEEIEQLKNDLDKVKSTCNLATQKKTAFIPQTTREVINKIQLDPVPESAVRISLAGQRGLKYHGIPILPKDPPGAVRLKPRFSVTMPKVQISSKLQKNDSNGDMDDNPDPEISKTGNRGTDNNVIESGRDQHTSNGRLNED, encoded by the exons atGGGAATTGACAGTATGAGAGTCGGAGGAGGCCGATgtcctcctctcctcgttgGAGGACTTCTCGTTGCTTGTTTAATGCTCATTTGCAACTGGTGGACTTTATCTtctgaaaatatcgaattagtTAGACAGATTGACGAGTTGAATGAACAACTTAAAATTAG TGCTGAAGAAAGAGATCAATGTGTTACATTACGTGGAAATTTAGAACAAAGATATAAGCATGCAGAAGATGAGGTAGCATCACTTCATGTACGTTTGGAACAACAAGCagatttaaaggaaaaaaatgataaattggaAGATTCTGTTAATAGATACAAAAATGATTTAGATTTATTGAAgttaaatattagtaaaacTGCTACTTTGGAGACAAggcaggaaaaaaataattttaatatagaattaaattcaacacgagaaaaaaataaaaaattacaggaGGAAATAGAACag ttgaAAAATGATCTTGATAAAGTTAAATCTACATGTAATCTAGCTACTCAAAAAAAAACTGCATTTATTCCACAaa CTACAAGAGAAGTAATTAACAAGATTCAGTTGGATCCTGTTCCGGAATCAGCTGTAAGAATATCTTTAGCTGGTCAACGTGGTTTGAAATACCATGGAATTCCAATTCTTCCAAAAGATCCACCTGGCGCTGTGCGCCTAAAACCTCGCTTCTCTGTTACAATGCCGAAAG TTCAGATAAGCTCAAAACTCCAAAAGAATGATTCAAATGGAGATATGGATGACAATCCAGATCCTg aaaTTAGTAAAACAGGAAATAGAGGAACAGATAACAATGTAATAGAAAGTGGACGAGATCAACATACATCAAATGGAAGACTCAATGAAGActga
- the LOC726956 gene encoding Golgi membrane protein 1 isoform X2 has product MGIDSMRVGGGRCPPLLVGGLLVACLMLICNWWTLSSENIELVRQIDELNEQLKISAEERDQCVTLRGNLEQRYKHAEDEVASLHVRLEQQADLKEKNDKLEDSVNRYKNDLDLLKLNISKTATLETRQEKNNFNIELNSTREKNKKLQEEIEQLKNDLDKVKSTCNLATQKKTAFIPQIQISSKLQKNDSNGDMDDNPDPEISKTGNRGTDNNVIESGRDQHTSNGRLNED; this is encoded by the exons atGGGAATTGACAGTATGAGAGTCGGAGGAGGCCGATgtcctcctctcctcgttgGAGGACTTCTCGTTGCTTGTTTAATGCTCATTTGCAACTGGTGGACTTTATCTtctgaaaatatcgaattagtTAGACAGATTGACGAGTTGAATGAACAACTTAAAATTAG TGCTGAAGAAAGAGATCAATGTGTTACATTACGTGGAAATTTAGAACAAAGATATAAGCATGCAGAAGATGAGGTAGCATCACTTCATGTACGTTTGGAACAACAAGCagatttaaaggaaaaaaatgataaattggaAGATTCTGTTAATAGATACAAAAATGATTTAGATTTATTGAAgttaaatattagtaaaacTGCTACTTTGGAGACAAggcaggaaaaaaataattttaatatagaattaaattcaacacgagaaaaaaataaaaaattacaggaGGAAATAGAACag ttgaAAAATGATCTTGATAAAGTTAAATCTACATGTAATCTAGCTACTCAAAAAAAAACTGCATTTATTCCACAaa TTCAGATAAGCTCAAAACTCCAAAAGAATGATTCAAATGGAGATATGGATGACAATCCAGATCCTg aaaTTAGTAAAACAGGAAATAGAGGAACAGATAACAATGTAATAGAAAGTGGACGAGATCAACATACATCAAATGGAAGACTCAATGAAGActga